A window of the Salvelinus fontinalis isolate EN_2023a chromosome 26, ASM2944872v1, whole genome shotgun sequence genome harbors these coding sequences:
- the gpr160 gene encoding LOW QUALITY PROTEIN: probable G-protein coupled receptor 160 (The sequence of the model RefSeq protein was modified relative to this genomic sequence to represent the inferred CDS: inserted 4 bases in 2 codons; deleted 1 base in 1 codon; substituted 2 bases at 2 genomic stop codons), whose amino-acid sequence MRTPCWDLKIVFLASVSLLWIVALLYVFLVSGVIVVLGNQSSPQLHQCWVFTSARTXQLAEVLLLTVACAVLYVHSHTGSPMGIHRGGRMLTWIHPPFWSHTGRQXLQXRCFARCCGFSSDWALFLVFLXLCLVFQVGIPEYLGLNVPWFCSLNSFILGVVSCVRWPASFQLAQGSVTTDRPTAPKHTCCAGGATLVP is encoded by the exons atGAGGACTCCATGCTGGGATCTAAAGATCGTGTTCTTagcgtctgtctctctgctgtggaTTGTGGCTCTGCTCTATGTGTTCCTGGTGTCTGGGGTCATTGTAGTGCTGGGGAACCAGTCTTCTCCCCAGCTGCATCAGTGCTGGGTGTTCACTAGCGCTCGTAC TCAGTTGGCCGAAGTGCTGCTACTGACTGTGGCCTGTGCAGTGCTGTACGTTCATAGCCACACAGGGTCTCCTATGGGTATCCACAGGGGTGGAAGAATGCTCACATGGATTCATCCTCCATTTTGGAGTCACACCGGCAGGCAGTGACTCCAGTAGAGGTGTTTCGCCAGGTGTTGTGGATTTTCCTCAGACTGGGCTCTGTTCCTGGTGTTCCT CCTGTGTCTGGTCTTCCAAGTCGGGATCCCTGAATACCTGGGGCTGAACGTTCCCTGGTTCTGTTCGCTCAACAGCTTCATTCTTGGAGTTGTGTCGTGTGTACGCTGGCCGGCTAGC TTTCAGCTAGCTCAGGGCTCAGTGACTACTGACAGACCTACTGCACCTAAGCACACATGCTGCGCTGGAGGAGCTACACTTGTCCCCTAA
- the skila gene encoding ski-like protein produces MASTQTSLKTSFKDLTSFKGNMKRLYRERLEDAPIKKRLMAEMNLKRRSLDTLPQTPKVKRESGEEHTHPRDADRGMDRSIEMDSRGELQVCGAKALDLSPGLKHTLAAFTLSSQSSLGGPAAFSARSGHEASPEVSPDSCSSMAPLPSPPVLGGGPLLVPSDSSTELSHSLLEGESISCFAVGGEKRLCLPQVLNSVLRDFSLQQINAVCDELYVYCSRCDGEQLHILKVLGILPFNAPSCGLITLTDAQRLCNALLRPGAALPSDPSTKRPGQGLLKETESSFQVEHQCLGKCQGLFVPQFYTQPEAPCVQCVECQLIFSPQKFVMHSHKSPDKRTCHWGFDSAKWPCYLQLGRKYLGTPEEPQLKLLLEDMKDKFHYNRTTDKKVEDEDRDSQVRRSRPPEPLVSPNSKLSDSDAATKAKAQATLVFNRLFPHIKEEPGHPAMVHPSHFLYTYDKMVAPNVSLRGQPEVSPEVLGVLLKHHYSRRLAHSHGDTAMDLHASPVVDETKSQQRVVSAADRERQQPVSMETSPGNKSYSAVAGAAATVAVASSVAALGSKDVLSSGCEDDKDRIVVEIVQIYSRQQEKLHSTLHKQLHLEMELEALRGGEAARLQQLSAEQRELQSELEAVHTEHTQRLGQVREEQRELEHRLEQLRQQRCVCDNNIHTHQEAHYANQLAELRGRLDSAEADREELQEELKRERDAREKLERIISQLKHQMDQTASSSSSSATTIATGSPSSPPTPSTQTPHTEGHIAGLEQQNGHAQK; encoded by the exons ATGGCCAGTACTCAGACGAGTCTGAAAACCTCATTCAAAGATCTGACCTCGTTCAAGGGCAACATGAAGCGGCTGTACCGAGAGAGGCTAGAGGACGCGCCCATCAAGAAGAGGCTGATGGCTGAGATGAACCTGAAGCGACGCAGCCTAGACACCCTGCCCCAGACCCCCAAGGTGAAGAGGGAGTCTGGGGAGGAGCACACCCATCCCCGGGATGCAGATAGAGGCATGGATAGATCCATAGAGATGGACAGTAGAGGGGAGCTCCAGGTATGTGGAGCCAAGGCTCTGGATCTCAGTCCTGGGCTGAAACACACACTGGCTGCCTTTACCCTCAGCAGCCAAAGCTCTCTGGGGGGCCCAGCAGCCTTCTCCGCCCGCTCCGGCCACGAAGCCTCCCCCGAGGTCAGCCCTGATTCCTGCTCCAGCAtggcccctctcccctccccaccaGTCCTAGGAGGTGGACCCCTCTTGGTGCCCAGCGACAGCTCCACAGAGTTAAGCCACTCCCTTCTAGAGGGTGAATCCATCTCCTGCTTTGCTGTCGGTGGGGAGAAACGCCTCTGCCTCCCCCAGGTGCTCAACTCGGTGCTCCGCGACTTTTCCTTGCAGCAGATCAATGCAGTGTGCGACGAGCTCTACGTGTACTGCTCGCGCTGTGACGGTGAGCAGCTCCACATCCTCAAGGTGCTGGGTATTTTACCCTTCAACGCCCCGTCTTGCGGCCTCATCACCCTTACCGACGCCCAGCGCCTCTGCAACGCCTTGCTCCGCCCGGGGGCTGCCCTGCCCTCTGACCCCAGCACCAAGCGGCCCGGCCAGGGGCTCCTAAAGGAGACAGAGTCTAGCTTCCAGGTGGAGCACCAGTGTCTAGGGAAATGCCAGGGTCTGTTTGTACCCCAGTTCTACACACAGCCCGAGGCGCCCTGTGTTCAGTGCGTGGAGTGCCAGCTGATTTTCTCACCGCAGAAGTTTGTGATGCACTCACACAAGTCCCCGGACAAGAGGACCTGCCACTGGGGCTTTGACTCGGCCAAGTGGCCGTGCTACCTGCAGCTGGGGAGGAAGTATCTGGGAACGCCTGAGGAGCCGCAGCTCAAACTGCTGCTAGAGGACATGAAGGACAAGTTCCACTACAACAGGACCACTGACAAA aaggTGGAAGATGAGGACAGGGACAGCCAGGTGAGGAGATCGCGTCCTCCTGAGCCTCTGGTTTCTCCTAATAGTAAACTGTCCGACAGCGATGCAGCaaccaag GCTAAAGCCCAGGCTACTCTGGTGTTCAACCGCCTGTTCCCCCACATTAAGGAAGAGCCTGGTCACCCTGCCATGGTCCATCCCAG tcacTTCCTGTATACATATGATAAGATGGTGGCTCCTAacgtgtctctgaggggtcagcCGGAGGTCAGCCCTGAGGTACTGGGGGTGCTGCTCAAACACCACTACAGCAGGAGACTGGCCCACAGCCACGGCGACACTGCTATGG ATCTCCACGCCTCTCCTGTAGTTGACGAGACCAAGTCTCAGCAGCGCGTCGTTTCCGCTGCCGACCGGGAGCGCCAGCAGCCAGTTTCCATGGAGACCAGCCCCGGCAACAAGAGTTATTCTGCTGTAGCGGGAGCCGCGGCGACTGTGGCGGTAGCGTCATCGGTAGCGGCGCTGGGGAGTAAAGATGTTCTGTCCTCAGGCTGTGAGGACGACAAGGACAGGATTGTAGTGGAGATCGTTCAGATTTACAGCAGACAGCAGGAGAAACTGCACTCCACCCTGCACAAACAGCTGCATCTAGAGATG GAGTTGGAGGCGCTGCGTGGAGGCGAGGCAGCCAGGCTGCAGCAGTTGTCTGCAGAGCAGCGTGAGCTGCAGAGTGAACTGGAGGCGGTCCACACTGAGCACACTCAGAGGCTGGGGcaggtgagggaggaacagagggagcTGGAGCACAGGCTGGAACAGCTGCGacagcagaggtgtgtgtgtgacaacaacatacacacacaccaggaggCACACTACGCCAACCAG CTGGCAGAGCTGCGTGGGAGGTTGGACAGTGCGGAGGCTGACAGGGAGGAGCTCCAGGAGGAGTTGAAGAGGGAGCGGGACGCCCGGGAGAAGCTGGAGAGAATCATCTCTCAGCTCAAACACCAGATGGACCAGACGGCTTCTTCCTCGTCTTCCTCGGCCACCACAATTGCTACAGGGAGCCCCTcttcaccccccaccccctccacaCAAACACCCCACACAGAGGGGCACATCGCAGGCCTCGAGCAGCAGAACGGCCACGCTCAGAAGTAA